AATCCTGTTCATCGCCTTCGAATTGATTAAGTTGAGCAATTATGTCGTCCAAACGGTTGCGTACCGTAGGGTAACTGAGCCCTAATTTCTGCGCCATCTCCTTCAGGGAGCCGCTGCTTTTTACGAAATCGAGCACGAATTGCTGGTCGGGAGCCGAAAGCTGCATCATCACCGGGAGGTTGTAGTCGCCTTCGATATGCGTATCGCATCCGTTGCAATGCATCGCTTGTACGCTCAATCGTTTACCGCAGGAGGGGCATATCTTGGGGAGGTTCTTCAGTGCCATATAAGTTCAAAAAGTTGTATTTATGCCATATCAGGTTTCACAAAATTAATATATTTTTTCAATATATCACACAAATGTGCAAATTCCTGCAAAAACCGACGGCAACAGCAACAGCTGCGCGTCACAGACCGGAGGTGGGATTTCAGAAGTTGGCTTTCACCCCGACCGTGAAATTTGCCCCGTATTCCGGATACCACGGGTATTGGTACAGGCGGCGGTTGATCAGGTTACGGCCCTCGGCGAAGAGCGTAATGCGTCCCGAAACCTTCCAGTCGAAATTGACCCGCAGGTCGGCGGCAAAGGGCACTTCGACACTGCCGAAACTCTCCGCCCCGGATGCTGCATCCAGCTGGTAATCGGACCATTTACGAGTGCTTTGCAGCCAGATACCCGCACCGAACGAAATCTTGCGGCCGTCGTAGTGGGCGGAAAAATTGCCATCGAAAGCCGGGGCACCGTTATGGAGTTTGGTCTCGTCGTCGTTATAGATATAGCCGTGCACGCCCAATTCCGTCCGGAAACTGCTCGCGGGACGCCACGTCACCTCGCCGTTGAACGACAAGACGGTTTGGCGGGCCATCGACGGCAGCATGGTCAGCCCGGCGGCAAGAATATCGCTCCCCTGCACGACATCGGCACTATACCAGTAAAGGTGGTTGTCACGGATCGAGAACCCGGCATAGGCCCGGTAGTCGAACTTCCCGCGCCAGATACTGCCCCCGATACCGAAGCGGCCGTTGTAATCGACCGAACTCTTAGTCCCGAATACGGGATTCAGCAAATAGGGATTCAGCTTCGTAAGCGAGCGGTAGCTGTTGTCGTCGACGCTCCCGTCCATCTCGAAGAACGGGCACAACCCGTCCGTACCGAGGTTCAGGTTCAGCCGCACGAAGGGGAGGATGTAGTTCTCCGCCTCGACGGATTTAATCTTGTCGTGGTAATAGTCCGCACCCGCTTCGAGGCGTACTACCCCACCCTCGATACCGTAACGCAGCGCGGCATGTATCCGTTGCTGGTTATATTCGTCGAGGGCCTTCTGTCCCGCAAGGCGCTCGTAGCCCACTTCGGCAGCCAGGCGGTGACGCCCGAAACCGCGGGCGATCTTCGCATGGGTTTCCAGTGTGGTCTGGCGGGCCTTGTCGTTATAGTCCGGCCACTCGGAATGGTCGAAAAACATGCCGCCCCGGATGGCGATTTCGAAATTCACGCGGCTCAGATCCTGGAAATCGTCGCCGAAGCGCACCGCGATGTTCGCATCGCCGTAATCGGCCATCGAACCGGGTACGGCATCGGCAGAGATGTCCGGCGCGAGGTACATACCGTAGCGGTGGTACATGCGGTTCTCGTAGGAGAGGTCGCCCTCGAGCACGTGACGGCCGAAATATTTACCCGCAGCGGCGCCGATGCGGTTGAGCATCCGCGTCGAATTGTTCTTGACGCCAAAGTCGTTCCCGATCTTGGAATAGCGCCCCTCGTGGTTGACATAGCCCACCACATACCCCGTCCCGGGGTTCTGGCTCGAAGCATAGAAATCCAACACCGAATTGAACGGGTAGCCCATCCCGGCCTTGAGGTAGAAAGGCAGCGGGCGGTTGAATTCCCAGTAGGTTACCGTCGCAGGGCGGATCGGCCGCGTGGCGAGGGTGGTCTGCAACGACAGCGGTGTGATCGTATAGTCGATCTCGGGACGCATCTTCACCGTGTCGGTCATGTCGGGCACGACGGCGAGTTTCGACGCCCCCTCCACACTCGGCACATAGGCCTTGGTCACTTCGACCCGTTTCTCGACCTGCGCGCTCGCGCCCCAGGGCAATGCCGCCATCAGCGCGGCTACAAACAACATGCGTTTCATCGTCAGTTCAGTTTTGCGATCCGTTCCTTGGCTTCGTCCACGATCCCGTCGTCGGCAGGCGAATAGCCGTCCGCGACGCTCTGGTAGGTCGCCCGCGCCTGGAAATTGTCTCCCTTGCGGACATAGACGTCGCCCAGCAGGATGAAGGCCTTGGCCAGCCAGTAGGCCTGGGGTTCCCGTTCGGAATAGGCGAATATCGCCTTCTCGGTCTTGTCCATATCGCCCTTTTCGAAGATGTCCTCCAGCACGTAATAGGCAGCGGCGGAACCCTCCTTCGAGCGGACGTCCGCGGCCAGTTCCCTGTAAAGCTTCACAGCATCGGCACGGCGATCCTGCTGCCGCAGCAACTCCGCCCATGCGAATTTCGATTCGCGCAGCGCCACGGCCCCGGCATCGGGATGCGCGGCGACATCGGCAGCCATCGCCTCGATTTTCGAAGCGTCGCCCCCGGCCAGCGTGGCGCGCACGTAGCCCGTCATGGCATCCTCGCGCCCGGCCACCGTCGTCGTGACGTCGTACAGCTTGCGGAATGCGGCGGCGGCCTCGTCGTAACGCTTGTCCTCATAGGTCAGCTCCGAAAGTTTTTCGAGTACCGTGACCGAATACTGGTTCGTACCCTGCCCGGCCAGTTCGGTGAGGGTTTCGATGGCATCGCCGCGCTCGCCCGTGCGGAGGTAACAGTCGCTCAGGAAATAGAGGGCATCGTTCAGGTAATACCCCTTGGGGTAGCTCCTGACATAACTGCGCAGCGACTTGGCGGCAGCGTCGGTCTGCCCGGCCAGGTAAAGTTTCTGGGCGGCGGCGAACGACAGCGAGTCGCGCGACACGGCTGTCAGGTCGCTCTCCATGCCCACCCTGGCGGCATAATCGAAATAGTCGTCGACCTTGCCGTCCGAGACATAGATCTCGCGGATACCCTGCATGGCCCCTTTGGCTTCGGACGACTGCGGGGCCGTCTCGACCACCATGTCGTAATATTTCAGCGACTTTTCCTTGTCCCCCAGGTTGAGGTAGGCGAGCCCCAGGTCGGCAAGCGCCTGTGCACGGCGCGGCGACGAGGGATAGTCGGCAATGAACCGTTCCAATTGTCCGGCACCTTCGGCATAGCGTTCCTGCGCGATATAGGAACGGCCGAGCTCGTACGAGGCGGCATCGACATAGTCGCCCTGCCCTGCGGCAACGATCTGCCGCAGCGCCTGCAGCTTGGACTCCGTGCGCCCGAGGATGCCGAGCGTCACGGCGCGTTTATACTGTGCGTAATAGCGTTCGGGGGTGTTCAGCGCAACGGCACGGTCGTAATCCCCTACGGCCGCTTCGAATTCGCGGTCGGAATAGCGGATATCGCCCAGCCGGTTGTAGGCATCGGCGCGGTAGCGGTCGCGGGCCGGATAGGCTTCGAGGAACTTCTCGAACGAACTGCGCGCCCCGGCCATGTCCTTGCGCGAGAAATCGCAGTAGCCGAGGTTGTAGAGCGCCATGGCATATTCGTCCTCGCTGCGGGGGGCACGCTTCAGGTAGGCGTTGTATTTGGCCGCAGCGACCGTATAGTCGCCCTGTGCGAAGGCGATTTCGCCCTGCCAGAAGGAGTTGAGCGCACTGTATTTGGGGCTGACATTGATGGCCGCGGATTCGGCCAGGTAACGCTGCGCGGCACGCATGTCACCGGCGCTGTACGCCTCCAGACCGCGGAAATAGGTGATCTTTTGCAATGCGGCACGGATGTCGGCATCCTGTGTCGGGAAGGATTTGATGGCCCGGTAAGCCGCGTCGTAATCGTTCGAATTGTAGTAGGCCGCGATCAGCAGCGAACGGGCTTCGCCCACGCGCGGAGAATCGGGATATTGTCCGACATAGCGCGTCAGCACGTTGATCGCGCCGTTGAAGGCACCGCCGCCCAGCTCGTATTGCAGTTTGCCGTAGTTGAACAGCGCGTCTTCGGCAATGGCCGGATCGAGCTTGTCGTCCGCTGCCATGGCGAACGACTGCATGGCCGCCTGTTTATCCCCGGCACGCAGGTAACAGTCTGCCAGGTGGTACGAGGCATTCTGCGTCAGTGCATCCTCGGCACCGCAGGCCTTGCGCAGAAACTCCACGGCCTCGGGATAGCGTGCCGTGCGGTAAAGCGAGAAGCCCATCAGGTAGCTGCCGTCACGGTCGAGTTCGCCGCCGGCAGCCGTAAAGGCGTCCAGGTGCCCGATGGTCTTGTTATAGTCGCCCAGGTGAAACCACGATTCGGCGATGATACGCTCCAGTTCCTGCCGGCGTTCGGGCACGGCACGGCGCGCCAGTTCGTCGCCGTGTTCGACGACATAGCGGTAGTTTCCGTCGCGGAATTCGATCTGCAGGAGGTAATACGGCACCACGGCGCGGTAGGCATCGCTGCGCTGCAAGGCCGTGAAGCCCTGCTTCGCACGCCCGTAGCGCCCCTGGGCATAGTCGATATAGGATTTGTAATAGAGTGCGTGGTCGGCATACTCGCTCTGGGGGCCGATGCGGTCGAAATAACCGAACGCCTTGTCGTAATTGCCTTCGGTGAACTCGACATAGCCCATGCGAATGTCGTACTGTTCCTTGCGCGACCGGCTCAGCGCCTTGTAATCGGTCTTTGCGAAAGCCTCGCGGGCACGCCTCATATCGCCCTCGGCGCAATAGAGCGACCCCAGCGAAAACCGCACGTCGTTGGCGTAGACCGAACCGGGATAACGCGCCTCGAAATCGCGGAGCGCCCCTTCGGCATCGCGGCTGCCCAGTTCGACGGCACAGGCC
This Alistipes onderdonkii DNA region includes the following protein-coding sequences:
- a CDS encoding DUF2089 family protein; protein product: MALKNLPKICPSCGKRLSVQAMHCNGCDTHIEGDYNLPVMMQLSAPDQQFVLDFVKSSGSLKEMAQKLGLSYPTVRNRLDDIIAQLNQFEGDEQDS
- a CDS encoding tetratricopeptide repeat protein; amino-acid sequence: MRKKLSLLLTLALCAVCTLRVQAGVPESETFIERGRSLFDYGRWSDARHEFLRARDVLAPSDRVAAQTVDFYLAACAVELGSRDAEGALRDFEARYPGSVYANDVRFSLGSLYCAEGDMRRAREAFAKTDYKALSRSRKEQYDIRMGYVEFTEGNYDKAFGYFDRIGPQSEYADHALYYKSYIDYAQGRYGRAKQGFTALQRSDAYRAVVPYYLLQIEFRDGNYRYVVEHGDELARRAVPERRQELERIIAESWFHLGDYNKTIGHLDAFTAAGGELDRDGSYLMGFSLYRTARYPEAVEFLRKACGAEDALTQNASYHLADCYLRAGDKQAAMQSFAMAADDKLDPAIAEDALFNYGKLQYELGGGAFNGAINVLTRYVGQYPDSPRVGEARSLLIAAYYNSNDYDAAYRAIKSFPTQDADIRAALQKITYFRGLEAYSAGDMRAAQRYLAESAAINVSPKYSALNSFWQGEIAFAQGDYTVAAAKYNAYLKRAPRSEDEYAMALYNLGYCDFSRKDMAGARSSFEKFLEAYPARDRYRADAYNRLGDIRYSDREFEAAVGDYDRAVALNTPERYYAQYKRAVTLGILGRTESKLQALRQIVAAGQGDYVDAASYELGRSYIAQERYAEGAGQLERFIADYPSSPRRAQALADLGLAYLNLGDKEKSLKYYDMVVETAPQSSEAKGAMQGIREIYVSDGKVDDYFDYAARVGMESDLTAVSRDSLSFAAAQKLYLAGQTDAAAKSLRSYVRSYPKGYYLNDALYFLSDCYLRTGERGDAIETLTELAGQGTNQYSVTVLEKLSELTYEDKRYDEAAAAFRKLYDVTTTVAGREDAMTGYVRATLAGGDASKIEAMAADVAAHPDAGAVALRESKFAWAELLRQQDRRADAVKLYRELAADVRSKEGSAAAYYVLEDIFEKGDMDKTEKAIFAYSEREPQAYWLAKAFILLGDVYVRKGDNFQARATYQSVADGYSPADDGIVDEAKERIAKLN